The proteins below are encoded in one region of Winogradskyella helgolandensis:
- a CDS encoding ABC transporter permease: MFDLERWQEIFETLSKNKLRTFLTGLSVASGIFILVILLGFSEGIANGVKSQFEQDAANKISVWTGVTTKGYKGLNPGRYIQLKNSSFDAIENEYDDYFEYRTKDYMIWGGTVTYNNESGNYRVRGTMPDNQFIENADMGSGRFISQSDINESKKVAVIGNKIKTDLFKGEDPINQNIQVFGMNFKVVGVFYDPGGDREEGQVYIPLTTAQKVFNAGENIRNMAFTVKMADNFDEAVAMSNAIALGIEQKVKEIHTVAPDDISAVRVNNTLEQAQKIYSLIATIRAVFWFVGIGTIIAGIVGVGNIMLIIVKERTKEIGIRKALGALPMSIVGMILQEAVFVTMFSGLFGLIFGLGLLELVGPLIESDFIKYPQVDFNIALTTVFLLVFAGALAGFIPAYRAAMIKPIDALRDE; the protein is encoded by the coding sequence ATGTTTGATCTAGAACGTTGGCAAGAGATCTTTGAAACGTTAAGCAAAAATAAATTGCGAACGTTTTTAACAGGTTTATCTGTAGCATCAGGAATCTTTATTTTGGTCATACTTCTCGGATTTAGTGAAGGTATCGCTAATGGTGTAAAATCGCAGTTTGAACAAGATGCAGCCAATAAAATTTCAGTATGGACAGGAGTCACTACAAAAGGCTATAAAGGATTAAATCCAGGTCGCTATATTCAACTTAAAAATTCTAGCTTCGACGCTATTGAAAATGAATATGATGATTATTTTGAATATCGCACCAAAGATTATATGATTTGGGGAGGAACTGTTACTTATAACAATGAATCTGGAAACTATCGTGTTAGAGGAACCATGCCAGATAATCAGTTTATTGAGAATGCCGATATGGGTTCTGGTCGCTTTATTAGTCAATCGGATATTAATGAAAGTAAAAAAGTAGCCGTCATAGGTAATAAAATAAAAACAGATCTTTTTAAAGGTGAAGACCCCATAAATCAAAATATTCAAGTCTTCGGAATGAACTTTAAGGTGGTTGGGGTTTTTTATGATCCAGGTGGAGACCGTGAAGAAGGTCAAGTTTATATTCCGCTGACTACAGCTCAAAAAGTGTTTAATGCTGGAGAAAATATTAGAAACATGGCATTCACGGTGAAAATGGCAGATAATTTTGATGAAGCCGTAGCTATGTCTAATGCCATTGCTTTAGGAATAGAACAAAAAGTTAAAGAAATTCATACGGTTGCGCCAGACGATATAAGTGCTGTAAGAGTAAATAATACATTGGAACAAGCTCAGAAAATCTATTCATTAATTGCGACTATCAGAGCTGTATTTTGGTTTGTAGGAATAGGAACTATCATTGCAGGTATTGTAGGTGTAGGTAATATTATGCTCATCATCGTAAAAGAACGTACTAAAGAAATCGGAATTCGGAAAGCCTTAGGCGCACTGCCAATGTCTATTGTAGGTATGATTTTACAAGAAGCTGTTTTTGTAACCATGTTCTCTGGTTTATTTGGGTTAATTTTTGGGCTCGGGCTATTAGAACTTGTAGGACCATTAATAGAGAGTGACTTTATAAAATATCCACAAGTAGATTTTAATATTGCACTAACTACAGTGTTTTTGTTAGTGTTTGCAGGTGCTTTAGCAGGTTTTATTCCTGCATATAGAGCAGCAATGATTAAACCAATTGACGCATTAAGAGACGAATAA
- a CDS encoding dodecin family protein — protein sequence MAVLKVIEVLSNSDKSWEDATKKAVKEASKTVKNIKSVYVNEQSAIVNGDDVTEFRVNLKLTFEVK from the coding sequence ATGGCAGTATTAAAAGTTATTGAAGTATTATCTAACTCAGATAAAAGTTGGGAAGACGCAACAAAAAAAGCAGTTAAAGAAGCTTCCAAAACTGTAAAAAACATAAAATCTGTATATGTAAATGAACAGAGCGCTATTGTTAATGGTGACGATGTTACAGAATTCAGAGTGAATTTAAAATTGACTTTCGAAGTTAAATAA
- a CDS encoding ABC transporter ATP-binding protein, which yields MIHIKDLHKSYHMGSNSLHVLKGINFDVKEGELVSIMGSSGSGKSTLLNILGMLDEADSGQYILDGVPIKNLNEKIAAKYRNEFLGFIFQSFNLINYKSALDNVSMPLYYKGVKRKERTERAMHYLEKVGLAQWSHHLPSELSGGQKQRVAIARALASDPKVLLADEPTGALDTKTSYEVMELIQGINDEGKTILVVTHEDDIAHMTKRIVNLKDGLIIDDSPVEQIRASAHV from the coding sequence ATGATTCATATAAAGGATTTACACAAATCTTACCACATGGGAAGCAATTCTCTACACGTCTTAAAAGGTATTAACTTTGATGTAAAAGAAGGTGAGTTAGTCTCAATTATGGGGTCTTCGGGTTCCGGAAAATCTACATTATTAAATATTTTAGGGATGTTAGATGAAGCTGATTCAGGTCAGTATATTCTAGATGGTGTTCCTATTAAAAATCTTAACGAAAAAATTGCGGCAAAATATAGAAATGAATTTCTTGGTTTCATTTTTCAGTCGTTTAATTTAATCAATTACAAAAGTGCTTTAGATAATGTGTCTATGCCTTTATACTACAAAGGTGTAAAACGAAAAGAGCGTACCGAAAGAGCCATGCATTATCTCGAAAAAGTAGGTTTGGCACAATGGTCACATCATTTACCTAGTGAACTTTCTGGTGGTCAAAAACAACGTGTAGCCATTGCTCGAGCCTTAGCAAGTGACCCAAAAGTATTGTTAGCAGATGAGCCGACAGGAGCTTTAGATACCAAAACCTCTTATGAAGTTATGGAACTTATTCAGGGTATTAATGATGAAGGGAAAACGATCTTAGTGGTTACTCACGAAGATGATATTGCACACATGACTAAGCGTATTGTTAATCTAAAAGACGGTTTAATTATAGATGATAGTCCAGTAGAACAAATAAGAGCATCAGCACATGTTTGA
- a CDS encoding NifU family protein, translated as MAQTKISIVNTSNDAIKKFEADRFLTNHNSFEFNNIDDAKHSPLAQQLFYLPFVKKVYIASNFIAIERYNIVEWKDVENEVAQQIEEYLSKDGVIVSEDAIKPKAAVTVYAESTPNPGVLKFVCNKVIAPAIFEFKSIEDAKPSPLATELFQFPFIKNVYMEKNFISITKFDIVEWEEITLQLREFLKSYIEDGKTILNDDAPKQLEKTEEAIEQKFEALDDTSKNIINILEEYIKPAVESDGGNIEFKSYDAATKKVEVLLQGACSGCPSSTFTLKNGIESMLKEMLKDNSITVNAING; from the coding sequence ATGGCCCAGACCAAGATTTCCATAGTCAATACTTCTAACGACGCTATAAAAAAGTTTGAAGCAGATCGATTTTTAACCAATCATAATAGTTTCGAATTCAACAACATAGATGACGCTAAACATTCTCCTTTAGCACAGCAATTATTCTATCTTCCTTTTGTAAAAAAAGTATATATCGCTTCAAACTTTATAGCCATTGAGCGTTATAATATAGTGGAATGGAAAGATGTAGAAAATGAAGTTGCACAACAAATTGAAGAGTATTTATCTAAAGATGGCGTTATAGTAAGTGAAGACGCTATTAAACCCAAGGCAGCCGTTACTGTTTATGCAGAAAGCACACCTAATCCAGGTGTATTAAAGTTTGTTTGCAATAAAGTTATAGCGCCTGCTATATTTGAATTTAAGTCTATTGAAGATGCTAAACCATCACCTTTAGCCACTGAACTTTTTCAATTCCCATTTATTAAAAATGTGTACATGGAAAAGAATTTTATTTCCATTACTAAGTTTGATATTGTTGAATGGGAAGAGATCACGCTTCAATTACGAGAGTTTTTAAAATCTTATATTGAAGACGGAAAAACCATATTAAATGATGATGCACCTAAACAATTAGAAAAAACTGAAGAAGCTATTGAGCAAAAATTTGAAGCCTTAGATGACACTTCAAAAAACATTATCAATATTCTTGAAGAATATATTAAACCGGCTGTAGAAAGTGATGGTGGTAATATAGAATTCAAATCTTATGACGCAGCAACTAAAAAAGTTGAAGTCTTATTACAAGGTGCTTGTAGTGGTTGCCCTTCTTCAACATTCACTTTAAAAAACGGAATTGAGAGCATGCTTAAAGAAATGTTGAAAGACAATTCTATTACTGTAAATGCTATAAATGGCTAA
- a CDS encoding TolC family protein produces MKKTIIVALLLFGVLVQGQNKKWTLKECVEYALQNNISVKQSELDVESADIDKLTAVGNFLPSVNLGVGLSENTGLSFNPITNNAETTTFLSASGNINVGYTLFDGLRNIRTVQRAEISKLASLYRLDKMKDDISLFVANGYLQVILNKANLEVLKSQNAVTQEQMERTQQLVDAGSLPRGDLLEIRATDANEKQSIVNAENTVQISLISLAQLLLIKDYENFDIEDEGYDIIDDGISSKSADEIIEGAIENRSEIKIAQSNVELAEKDLQIAKGSYLPTLSAFFGYNTRYSNTKSFISEIDPDNPIVTQQIGTVQGTGEVVVGEFPNTLTTVVGADPFFDQLYLNDGISYGLSLNIPILNGFSVKGNVQRNKINLERSKFLLEQAELDLESSVYQAHVDAKGAMKSYEAAKLALESQELAYDYAKERYDVGLTNAFDFSQSKQRFDNAKIQLNQAKYDYIFKLKVLELYFGIPATELKF; encoded by the coding sequence ATGAAGAAAACAATCATAGTAGCATTACTTCTTTTTGGAGTTTTAGTACAAGGGCAAAATAAAAAATGGACGCTAAAAGAGTGTGTAGAATATGCCTTACAAAATAATATTTCTGTTAAACAAAGTGAGTTAGATGTAGAGTCTGCAGATATAGATAAGCTAACAGCTGTGGGTAATTTTCTTCCAAGTGTAAACTTAGGAGTAGGTCTTTCTGAAAATACCGGACTTAGTTTTAACCCAATTACCAATAATGCAGAAACCACAACGTTTTTATCTGCGAGTGGAAATATTAATGTTGGTTATACACTATTTGATGGACTTAGAAATATTAGAACTGTTCAACGTGCAGAGATTTCTAAACTAGCTAGTCTATACCGATTAGATAAGATGAAAGATGATATTTCTCTTTTTGTTGCTAATGGTTATTTACAGGTTATTTTAAACAAAGCGAACCTCGAAGTTTTAAAGTCTCAGAATGCAGTGACGCAAGAACAGATGGAAAGAACACAACAATTAGTTGATGCAGGTTCATTACCAAGAGGTGATTTATTAGAAATACGTGCTACAGATGCCAATGAGAAGCAGTCTATAGTAAACGCTGAAAACACAGTTCAAATTTCATTAATTAGTTTAGCTCAGTTATTGTTGATTAAAGATTATGAAAACTTTGATATTGAGGATGAAGGTTATGATATAATTGATGATGGTATTTCTAGCAAATCTGCAGATGAAATAATTGAAGGAGCCATAGAAAATAGATCCGAAATTAAGATTGCACAATCTAATGTGGAATTAGCGGAAAAAGACCTTCAGATTGCAAAAGGGAGTTACCTTCCAACGCTTTCAGCATTTTTTGGTTACAATACGAGATATTCAAATACAAAATCTTTTATTTCAGAAATAGATCCTGATAATCCTATAGTAACACAACAAATAGGTACTGTGCAAGGTACTGGAGAGGTTGTCGTAGGTGAATTTCCAAACACACTAACCACCGTAGTTGGTGCAGATCCATTTTTTGATCAATTGTATCTCAATGATGGTATTTCTTATGGGTTGTCTCTAAATATTCCTATTTTAAATGGATTTAGCGTCAAAGGAAATGTTCAGAGAAATAAAATTAATTTAGAACGTTCAAAATTTTTATTAGAACAAGCAGAATTAGATTTAGAATCCTCAGTGTATCAAGCTCATGTTGATGCTAAAGGAGCCATGAAGTCTTATGAAGCCGCAAAACTAGCATTAGAATCGCAAGAATTAGCTTATGATTATGCTAAAGAACGCTATGATGTAGGGTTAACCAATGCCTTCGATTTTAGTCAGTCTAAGCAACGATTTGATAATGCGAAGATTCAGCTTAATCAAGCTAAATACGATTATATTTTTAAGTTGAAGGTTCTAGAATTATATTTTGGAATACCGGCAACAGAATTAAAGTTTTAA
- a CDS encoding efflux RND transporter periplasmic adaptor subunit gives MKRTTTIIVLLLIVFGFLGALYFFWIKGQEDPITYTSESPTEETIIVKTVATGSIVPKEEILIKPNISGVIEQIFIEAGEYVEQGDLIAQIKVIPNASSLTSAKNNIATNQTALQTAQINLQTQQSNYDRQKALFDKGVISANDFEGINNSYLQAKQSVEQAKINVNSANQNYDIIKTGTTSGLGNIAQTQVRATVSGMVLDVPVKAGNQVIEANNFNEGTSIASLADVKQMIFEGKVDESEVGKIKEGLPLEITVGAIEDKTFDAVLDYIAPKGVAENGAIQFEIKGSLKKMDSIFIRAGLSANASIILEKVESVLAIKEALVQYDKETKKPYVEIEIGDQEFERKDVELGISDGIFVEVKNGISKSDKIKVWNQVQGVPQYAQQ, from the coding sequence ATGAAAAGAACAACAACTATTATCGTTTTATTATTAATCGTCTTTGGCTTTTTAGGAGCTCTTTATTTCTTTTGGATAAAAGGACAAGAAGATCCCATTACTTACACTTCAGAATCACCAACTGAAGAAACTATAATCGTTAAAACGGTGGCCACGGGAAGTATTGTGCCAAAGGAAGAAATATTAATTAAGCCAAATATTTCAGGAGTTATCGAACAGATTTTTATAGAAGCTGGTGAGTATGTTGAGCAAGGAGATCTTATTGCTCAAATTAAAGTGATACCAAATGCGTCAAGTTTAACAAGTGCAAAAAATAATATAGCAACGAATCAAACTGCACTGCAAACGGCACAAATAAATTTACAAACCCAACAGTCTAACTACGATAGACAAAAAGCTTTGTTTGATAAGGGGGTTATTTCAGCCAATGATTTTGAAGGTATAAATAATTCATATTTACAAGCTAAACAAAGTGTAGAACAAGCTAAAATTAATGTAAACTCCGCCAATCAAAATTATGATATTATTAAAACAGGTACCACATCTGGTTTAGGAAATATAGCACAGACACAGGTAAGAGCAACCGTTTCAGGGATGGTTTTAGATGTTCCTGTAAAAGCAGGGAACCAAGTTATTGAAGCTAATAATTTTAATGAAGGTACTTCAATTGCGTCTTTAGCAGATGTAAAACAAATGATTTTTGAAGGCAAAGTAGATGAAAGTGAAGTGGGTAAAATTAAAGAAGGCTTACCATTAGAAATTACAGTTGGTGCTATTGAAGATAAAACATTTGATGCTGTATTAGATTACATTGCTCCAAAAGGAGTTGCAGAAAATGGAGCCATTCAATTTGAAATAAAAGGATCGTTGAAAAAAATGGATTCAATATTTATTAGAGCAGGTTTAAGTGCCAATGCGTCTATTATTTTAGAAAAAGTAGAAAGCGTATTAGCGATTAAAGAAGCCTTAGTGCAATACGATAAGGAAACAAAAAAGCCCTATGTAGAGATTGAGATTGGAGATCAGGAATTTGAAAGAAAAGATGTAGAATTAGGGATTAGTGATGGTATTTTTGTAGAAGTAAAAAATGGCATTTCAAAATCCGATAAGATTAAAGTTTGGAATCAAGTACAAGGCGTACCTCAATACGCACAACAATAA
- a CDS encoding efflux RND transporter periplasmic adaptor subunit → MSKTVKIIIILFVAVLLLVLAGSKMGWFGEKGDFKEVTVKEVTLKDIVETVSATGKIQPEIEVKISSEVSGEILELPFKEGEEVKKGDLLVRVNPDLIQSAVSRTQASYQNVRAGLEQAEANLKQAKADYDRNQILFNKGVISKADWDRSIATYETAVAGKSSAYYSVQSAAATVNEAKDNLSRTTIYSPMTGTISLLSVELGERVVGTQQMAGTPILSVANLKNMEVEVDVNENDIVKVNIGDSTIVEVDAYLKKQFKGVVTAIANSAAGTLAADQVTNFKVKVRIIEDSYKDLTEGRPETYSPFRPGMTATVDIITKTRKHAISVPISAIVIKTDTSSTKKSYEKMTRIDSGDYNTEEQKFECVFVNENGKAKLRVVKTGIQDDTNIEIISGLTNEDEIITGPYIMVSKNLSPGDLLEVTNKSSLEASNTESEE, encoded by the coding sequence ATGAGCAAAACAGTAAAAATTATTATCATACTTTTTGTTGCTGTACTATTATTAGTACTTGCAGGATCTAAAATGGGATGGTTTGGTGAAAAAGGTGATTTTAAAGAAGTCACTGTAAAAGAGGTGACTTTAAAAGATATTGTTGAAACCGTATCTGCAACAGGAAAAATTCAACCAGAAATTGAGGTAAAAATATCTTCAGAAGTTTCAGGTGAAATTTTAGAGTTACCCTTCAAGGAAGGTGAAGAGGTTAAAAAAGGTGATTTGTTGGTTCGTGTGAATCCAGATTTAATTCAGTCTGCAGTGAGTAGAACCCAAGCATCTTATCAAAATGTGAGAGCAGGTTTAGAACAAGCGGAAGCCAATTTAAAACAAGCAAAAGCCGATTACGATAGAAATCAAATTCTTTTTAATAAAGGAGTTATTTCTAAGGCCGATTGGGATCGTTCTATTGCAACTTATGAAACTGCGGTTGCAGGGAAAAGCTCTGCATATTACAGTGTGCAGAGTGCTGCTGCAACGGTGAACGAAGCAAAAGACAATTTGAGTAGAACAACGATTTATTCTCCAATGACAGGAACCATTTCACTCTTAAGTGTAGAGTTAGGTGAACGTGTTGTAGGTACACAGCAAATGGCAGGTACGCCAATTTTGAGTGTGGCTAACCTAAAGAATATGGAAGTTGAAGTTGACGTGAATGAGAATGATATCGTAAAAGTGAACATTGGGGATTCTACAATTGTTGAAGTAGATGCCTATTTAAAGAAGCAGTTTAAGGGTGTTGTTACTGCGATTGCAAATTCTGCAGCAGGAACTTTAGCAGCAGATCAAGTAACCAATTTTAAAGTTAAGGTTAGAATTATTGAAGATTCCTATAAAGACCTAACAGAGGGAAGGCCTGAAACCTATTCTCCTTTCAGACCAGGAATGACAGCAACAGTAGATATTATTACAAAAACTAGAAAACACGCTATTTCTGTACCTATTAGTGCTATTGTGATTAAAACGGATACGAGCTCAACAAAGAAATCTTACGAGAAAATGACACGTATAGATTCAGGAGATTATAATACTGAAGAACAAAAATTTGAATGTGTATTTGTCAACGAAAACGGTAAGGCAAAATTAAGAGTGGTTAAAACGGGAATTCAAGATGATACCAATATCGAGATCATTTCGGGATTAACTAATGAAGACGAAATCATTACAGGACCGTATATTATGGTCTCTAAAAACTTAAGTCCTGGAGATTTATTAGAAGTAACAAATAAAAGTTCCTTAGAAGCTTCTAACACTGAAAGCGAGGAATAA
- a CDS encoding ABC transporter permease encodes MFSRDRWDEILEALSANKFRTFLTAFGVFWGITILVLLLALTNGLKNGVTADFGDFATNSMFMWTQGTSKPYKGLPKGRYFNYKIDDIAAIKSEIPNLKYVSPRNQLGGYNGANNVTRGTKTGAFEIYGDYPEYINQQPMDILQGRFISYSDIDAKRKVCVIGTGVEKGLYDKGEAVLGTYIKVNGVNFLVVGTFKMSNSQGDDEQDASTIYMPFTTFGQAFNRGENVGWMAITAVDDVSITSLKQQVFDLMKFRHKVDPTDDRAIGHFDLSEQFGRVNGLFSILSLVGYFVGALVLMSGIIGISNIMLIVVKERTKEIGVRRALGASPWSIKSQILQESLVLTILSGMVGISFSAFVVWVMNAILDSVGPVQNFANPSVDISVIVIALIILVVSGLLAGLIPANSATKMKPVDALRIE; translated from the coding sequence ATGTTTAGTAGAGACCGTTGGGATGAAATACTAGAAGCGCTAAGTGCTAATAAATTTAGAACGTTTTTAACTGCGTTTGGTGTTTTTTGGGGTATTACAATCTTAGTCTTGTTATTGGCCTTAACTAATGGTCTGAAAAATGGAGTGACAGCAGATTTTGGAGATTTTGCCACCAATTCTATGTTTATGTGGACGCAAGGCACATCAAAGCCCTATAAAGGTTTGCCAAAAGGACGTTATTTTAATTATAAAATAGATGACATTGCTGCTATTAAATCAGAGATTCCTAATTTAAAATATGTGTCTCCTAGAAATCAGTTAGGTGGTTATAATGGAGCAAATAACGTAACAAGAGGAACAAAAACAGGTGCTTTTGAAATATATGGTGATTATCCAGAATATATAAATCAGCAACCGATGGATATTCTTCAAGGTCGCTTCATAAGTTATTCAGATATCGATGCCAAACGAAAAGTATGTGTCATCGGTACAGGTGTTGAAAAAGGACTTTACGATAAAGGTGAAGCCGTATTAGGAACCTACATTAAAGTGAATGGTGTCAATTTTTTGGTTGTTGGAACCTTTAAAATGAGTAATAGTCAAGGAGATGATGAGCAAGATGCAAGTACCATTTATATGCCTTTTACAACCTTTGGTCAGGCCTTTAATAGAGGTGAAAATGTGGGGTGGATGGCGATCACAGCGGTTGATGATGTCAGTATCACATCATTAAAACAGCAAGTTTTCGATTTAATGAAATTTAGACATAAAGTAGATCCGACGGACGATCGTGCTATTGGTCATTTTGATTTATCAGAACAATTTGGACGCGTTAATGGTTTGTTTTCAATTTTAAGTTTAGTGGGCTATTTTGTTGGAGCATTAGTGTTAATGTCTGGTATTATTGGTATCAGTAATATTATGCTTATTGTCGTTAAAGAGCGAACTAAAGAAATTGGAGTAAGACGCGCTTTAGGAGCTAGTCCATGGAGTATAAAATCGCAAATTTTACAAGAAAGTCTCGTTTTAACGATTCTTTCTGGAATGGTTGGTATTTCTTTTTCAGCATTTGTAGTTTGGGTGATGAATGCCATATTAGATAGTGTGGGGCCTGTTCAAAATTTTGCAAATCCCAGCGTTGATATATCAGTTATAGTAATAGCTTTAATTATACTAGTTGTATCTGGATTATTAGCAGGATTAATACCAGCAAATAGTGCAACTAAAATGAAACCGGTTGACGCCCTAAGGATAGAATAA
- the tsaB gene encoding tRNA (adenosine(37)-N6)-threonylcarbamoyltransferase complex dimerization subunit type 1 TsaB, whose translation MALVLNIETATTNCSVSLSKDGEILVLKEDNSLGFSHAETLHLFIDEVIKVSKIKPSEIDAIAVSKGPGSYTGLRIGVSSAKGLCFALDKPLIAVSTLESLAHQVTFRDGFIIPMLDARRMEVYSAIYNSKLELHREIQAEILTEESYSDLLKDHKIYFIGNGVEKTKSLIQHPNAVFIEGKLPSANNMALLAENKYKKSDTEDVAYFEPYYLKDFVALKKKA comes from the coding sequence ATGGCATTAGTGCTAAATATAGAAACAGCAACTACAAATTGTTCAGTCTCTCTGTCTAAGGATGGAGAGATTTTAGTTTTAAAAGAAGATAATAGTTTAGGTTTTTCTCATGCAGAAACACTACATCTTTTTATTGATGAAGTCATTAAGGTTTCAAAAATTAAACCTTCTGAAATTGATGCTATAGCCGTAAGTAAAGGACCTGGTTCTTATACGGGTTTACGCATTGGAGTATCTTCAGCAAAGGGCTTATGTTTTGCTTTAGACAAACCTTTAATTGCAGTGTCTACATTAGAAAGTTTAGCGCATCAGGTTACATTTAGAGATGGATTTATAATTCCGATGTTAGATGCTAGACGTATGGAAGTGTATTCGGCTATTTATAATTCTAAGTTAGAATTGCATAGAGAAATCCAAGCCGAAATCCTCACAGAAGAGAGTTACAGTGACCTTCTAAAAGACCATAAGATTTATTTTATAGGAAATGGTGTTGAAAAGACTAAAAGCTTAATTCAGCATCCTAATGCTGTTTTTATAGAAGGGAAACTACCTTCGGCAAATAACATGGCGCTTTTAGCAGAAAACAAGTACAAAAAAAGCGACACCGAAGATGTCGCTTATTTTGAACCTTATTATTTAAAGGATTTTGTAGCTTTAAAAAAGAAAGCTTAA
- a CDS encoding mechanosensitive ion channel family protein: MDTQKWIDAGYNFIIEFGPKVLGAIVIWIIGSWVIKMLLKGITKAMNKGNYDESLKKFLSNLLNWILKIILIIVVLGTVGVETTSFAAILAAAGLAIGLALQGSLANFAGGVLIMIFKPIKIGDLIEAQGEIGVVKEIEIFTTKLIGLSNKEIIIPNGSLSNGNIVNYTTQGTRRVDLVFGVSYDADIKQTKDVFSKVLAAHPLILKDPAPTIALSELADSSINFVVRPWCKTEDYWTVFFDITEQVKEALDVAGIEIPYPHQVEIHKEG; encoded by the coding sequence ATGGACACACAAAAATGGATTGACGCAGGTTACAATTTTATTATAGAGTTTGGCCCTAAAGTATTAGGTGCTATTGTTATATGGATTATTGGTAGTTGGGTAATTAAGATGCTACTTAAAGGCATTACAAAAGCAATGAACAAAGGCAACTATGACGAGAGCCTAAAAAAATTCTTATCTAATCTTCTAAATTGGATTTTAAAAATTATTTTAATCATTGTAGTATTAGGTACTGTTGGTGTAGAAACAACATCTTTTGCCGCCATTCTAGCTGCTGCTGGTTTAGCTATTGGTTTAGCTTTACAAGGCTCATTAGCTAACTTTGCCGGTGGGGTTTTAATTATGATTTTTAAACCTATTAAGATTGGAGATTTAATAGAAGCTCAAGGTGAGATTGGAGTGGTGAAAGAAATTGAAATCTTCACTACTAAATTAATTGGTCTTTCTAATAAAGAAATTATTATTCCAAATGGATCACTTTCTAACGGAAACATCGTTAACTATACGACACAAGGAACACGTCGAGTAGATTTAGTATTTGGTGTGAGCTACGATGCCGACATTAAACAAACTAAAGACGTATTCAGTAAAGTATTAGCGGCACATCCTTTAATATTAAAAGATCCTGCACCAACAATTGCATTGTCTGAACTAGCTGACAGTTCAATTAACTTTGTGGTTAGACCTTGGTGTAAAACTGAAGATTACTGGACAGTCTTTTTTGATATCACTGAACAAGTAAAAGAAGCACTAGATGTAGCTGGTATTGAAATACCTTACCCACATCAAGTAGAAATACATAAAGAAGGTTAA